The following proteins are co-located in the Deltaproteobacteria bacterium HGW-Deltaproteobacteria-2 genome:
- the aroB gene encoding 3-dehydroquinate synthase: MRTIKVNLDKKIRSSYEIRIGKDIIDRMALIIAKNHKAERYVVITDDCVGSLYGKKFLAGLEDVGLNVNLIEFPAGEASKNISTVLDIAGKLLQLGADRETLLLALGGGVVGDVTGFIASVFMRSVPYIQIPTTLVAQVDSSIGGKTAVDLTHGKNLLGTFYQPCAVFTDLSFLETLPEKEFNNGLSEIIKYGIIDDEKMFHTMENNMEAIKLKDPKLVLNIVEACCRIKKSIVEIDEKDQGLRHILNFGHTLGHALETMSQYTITHGEGVALGMIAAARLSEKMSYLESNEAKRIETLIREAGLPWKIPETFFADNIIAALQMDKKKKGDIIRFVLLKKIGMPFIIGSIKPEMITAVIEEMKE; this comes from the coding sequence ATGCGAACAATAAAAGTTAATCTCGATAAGAAAATTCGATCATCTTATGAAATTCGTATCGGTAAAGATATAATCGACAGAATGGCGCTGATTATTGCCAAAAACCATAAAGCGGAGCGTTATGTGGTGATTACTGACGATTGTGTCGGCAGTCTTTACGGTAAAAAGTTCCTTGCCGGTTTAGAAGATGTCGGATTAAATGTAAATTTAATAGAATTCCCCGCAGGCGAAGCTTCCAAGAATATCAGTACTGTGCTGGATATTGCAGGGAAATTACTGCAATTAGGAGCTGATCGTGAGACTCTTCTACTTGCTTTAGGCGGTGGAGTTGTAGGCGACGTTACCGGTTTTATCGCCTCTGTTTTTATGCGTTCTGTGCCTTATATTCAGATTCCCACAACGCTGGTTGCACAAGTGGACAGCAGTATAGGTGGAAAAACAGCCGTTGATCTTACCCACGGGAAAAATCTGCTGGGGACATTTTATCAACCATGCGCTGTTTTTACGGATTTGAGCTTTTTAGAAACGCTGCCGGAAAAAGAATTTAATAACGGGCTCTCGGAAATTATCAAATACGGCATCATTGATGATGAAAAAATGTTTCATACCATGGAAAACAACATGGAAGCGATAAAATTAAAAGATCCGAAACTTGTGCTGAATATAGTGGAAGCATGTTGCCGCATTAAAAAATCAATTGTCGAAATTGATGAAAAAGATCAAGGTCTACGGCATATTCTTAATTTTGGCCACACATTGGGACACGCTCTGGAAACAATGTCCCAGTATACAATAACGCATGGCGAAGGTGTTGCTTTAGGGATGATCGCGGCGGCGCGTCTTTCCGAAAAAATGAGCTACCTGGAAAGCAATGAAGCTAAACGCATCGAAACGCTTATCCGCGAAGCAGGTTTGCCCTGGAAAATACCGGAGACTTTTTTTGCTGATAATATTATTGCTGCTTTGCAAATGGATAAAAAGAAAAAAGGTGACATTATCCGTTTTGTTTTGTTAAAGAAAATAGGAATGCCTTTTATTATTGGAAGTATTAAACCAGAAATGATTACCGCAGTGATTGAGGAGATGAAAGAATGA
- the aroF gene encoding 3-deoxy-7-phosphoheptulonate synthase → MIIVMKNQATEKQIEDVIRWIESVGYKAHPSIGVERTIIGAVGDNRDKGILKYAESLPGVEKTMPILKPYKLASRESHEGNTVVSVGSIKIGGPDFVVIAGPCAIESEEQLLESAYIAKKGGAQILRGGAYKPRTSPYSFQGMEKEGLKVLNQVSARTNLPTVTEVVNPADVDLVESYADMLQIGARNVQNFALLKEVGRSKKPVLLKRGMMTTIEELLMSAEYILSSGNPHVVLCERGIRTFETATRNTLDLSAVPVLKSLTHLPVIVDPSHAAGHWKYVIPLSCAAVAVGADGLIVEVHPEPEKAVSDGAQSLKPEKFYQLMDELRAIAAVMKH, encoded by the coding sequence ATGATCATTGTAATGAAAAATCAGGCTACAGAAAAGCAAATTGAAGATGTGATTCGCTGGATTGAATCTGTCGGATATAAAGCGCATCCTTCAATCGGTGTTGAACGGACAATTATCGGGGCAGTCGGTGACAATCGCGACAAGGGAATCCTTAAGTACGCGGAGTCTTTGCCGGGGGTAGAAAAAACCATGCCGATTTTAAAACCCTACAAGCTGGCCAGTCGCGAATCGCACGAAGGTAATACTGTGGTTTCGGTAGGTTCAATCAAAATCGGCGGTCCGGACTTCGTTGTAATTGCCGGTCCATGTGCGATTGAAAGCGAAGAACAATTATTAGAAAGCGCCTATATCGCCAAAAAGGGTGGCGCCCAGATTCTTAGAGGCGGCGCCTACAAACCGCGCACTTCTCCATATAGCTTCCAGGGTATGGAAAAAGAAGGCTTAAAGGTATTAAATCAGGTTAGCGCGCGAACAAATCTACCGACGGTTACGGAAGTGGTCAATCCCGCTGATGTTGATCTTGTGGAATCTTATGCCGACATGCTGCAAATCGGTGCGCGTAATGTCCAGAATTTTGCCCTGCTCAAAGAAGTCGGCCGTTCGAAAAAGCCGGTACTTTTAAAAAGAGGCATGATGACCACCATCGAAGAGCTGCTGATGTCGGCGGAATATATCCTTTCATCGGGTAATCCCCATGTGGTTCTTTGCGAACGTGGTATCCGAACTTTTGAAACGGCCACAAGAAACACTTTGGATCTAAGCGCTGTTCCGGTATTAAAAAGTTTGACTCATCTGCCGGTTATTGTTGATCCAAGTCATGCTGCCGGTCATTGGAAATATGTGATCCCGTTGTCCTGCGCGGCGGTTGCTGTTGGCGCCGATGGTCTTATCGTGGAAGTTCACCCGGAACCGGAAAAAGCCGTTTCCGATGGAGCGCAGTCGCTGAAACCGGAGAAGTTTTATCAACTAATGGATGAGTTAAGAGCGATTGCCGCGGTAATGAAACATTAA
- a CDS encoding prephenate dehydratase, with protein sequence MRLLETLRENMKEKDREIIRLLNERAQISVQIGKVKGEGGIDVYDPAQEAKVHRYLQELNSGPLPSEAVTSIFREIISASRSLQKPTTVAFFGAEASFTHQAARLNFGESSHYFPQPRIDRVFDEVEKGSVDWGVVPVENSLEGSVNITLDHLITTSLKIRAEIFLRISQCLISSAESMKDIKKIYSHPQPLAQCQIWLKTNLPNCILGETESTTAAVQMVRGKKNEAAIGSLLAAHIYGLNILAEGIEDNSSNTTRFLVIGRGENAATGNDKTSLIFATPHSPGSLHRALSSFARRKINLAKIESHPVKEKLWEYSFFVDIIGHITDRQVNSCLEELEGKTTFLKILGSYPKMEGIL encoded by the coding sequence ATGAGACTGCTGGAAACGTTAAGGGAAAACATGAAAGAAAAAGATCGGGAGATTATCCGTTTGTTGAATGAACGGGCGCAAATATCCGTCCAGATCGGTAAGGTTAAAGGTGAAGGCGGTATTGACGTATATGACCCTGCGCAGGAAGCAAAGGTTCACAGATATTTGCAGGAATTAAATTCAGGTCCTCTGCCGAGTGAGGCGGTAACATCGATTTTTCGGGAAATTATTTCCGCATCGCGCAGTCTGCAAAAACCGACGACGGTCGCTTTTTTCGGAGCCGAAGCTTCTTTTACACATCAAGCGGCACGTTTAAATTTTGGTGAGTCCAGCCATTATTTCCCTCAGCCTAGAATTGATCGTGTGTTCGATGAAGTCGAAAAAGGTTCTGTAGATTGGGGTGTTGTTCCAGTGGAAAATTCGCTGGAAGGATCGGTGAATATTACGCTTGACCATCTGATTACAACATCACTGAAAATCAGAGCGGAGATTTTTTTACGGATCAGCCAGTGTCTTATTTCTTCGGCCGAAAGTATGAAAGACATCAAAAAAATTTATTCTCATCCTCAGCCATTAGCGCAATGTCAGATATGGCTAAAAACCAATTTGCCCAATTGTATACTGGGTGAAACAGAAAGCACAACCGCCGCTGTTCAGATGGTGCGGGGTAAAAAGAATGAAGCGGCTATAGGCAGTTTGCTTGCCGCCCATATTTACGGATTGAATATACTTGCTGAAGGCATTGAAGATAATTCTTCCAACACGACACGATTTTTGGTTATAGGTAGAGGAGAAAATGCCGCGACAGGCAATGATAAGACCTCTTTGATTTTTGCCACACCGCATTCACCGGGTTCTCTTCATCGGGCACTGTCGTCCTTTGCCCGGCGAAAAATTAATTTGGCAAAAATAGAATCGCACCCTGTAAAGGAGAAATTGTGGGAATACAGCTTTTTCGTGGACATTATCGGTCACATAACAGATAGGCAGGTGAACAGCTGCCTGGAAGAATTGGAGGGGAAAACAACTTTTCTCAAGATATTGGGATCCTATCCGAAAATGGAAGGCATATTATGA